In one window of Nitrospira sp. DNA:
- a CDS encoding acetyltransferase translates to MNKKRVIVFGAGGHAKVVLDVLEQMGIYQIVGLVDDSVELKGAVRGGYSVLGNKDDLAGMSGAGIEGVIVALGDNYRRKLVYEEVERMGFRHISAIHPSAVIGSRVKIGAGTLVVAGVVVNVDAEIAENVIVNTGATIDHDCRIAAHVHLSPGVHLAGRVSIGEASHLGIGAVVLPNISVGKHCVVGAGAVVRENLPDKIVAVGNPARIIKQNEVALGF, encoded by the coding sequence GTGAATAAGAAACGGGTCATCGTATTCGGGGCAGGCGGACACGCGAAAGTTGTGCTGGATGTCCTGGAGCAGATGGGGATCTATCAGATCGTGGGACTTGTCGATGATAGCGTGGAACTGAAAGGAGCGGTCCGAGGCGGCTACTCTGTACTCGGAAACAAAGATGACCTGGCCGGAATGAGCGGAGCGGGCATCGAGGGTGTTATCGTGGCCTTAGGCGATAATTATCGTCGGAAGCTTGTGTATGAAGAGGTCGAGCGGATGGGGTTTAGGCATATTTCGGCGATTCATCCCTCAGCCGTCATTGGCAGCCGAGTCAAGATTGGAGCGGGAACCTTGGTGGTGGCCGGTGTTGTCGTCAATGTGGATGCTGAAATCGCCGAGAACGTGATTGTGAATACCGGAGCCACTATCGATCACGATTGTCGGATCGCGGCCCATGTGCATCTGTCCCCGGGCGTCCACCTGGCCGGTCGTGTGTCTATTGGAGAGGCGTCCCATCTGGGCATTGGCGCGGTGGTGCTGCCCAATATCTCCGTGGGGAAACATTGTGTCGTTGGGGCAGGAGCGGTGGTGCGGGAGAATTTGCCTGACAAGATCGTGGCCGTCGGCAATCCTGCCAGAATCATCAAACAGAATGAGGTGGCCCTTGGGTTCTGA
- a CDS encoding sugar transferase — protein sequence MSRDAQLILKHGCDRAAATVLLLLLSPFFIGLSLLILVSNGWPALFIQDRVGKDGKVFRLYKFRTMVRDAVRLGLGTTVGKSDDRITWVGGWLRNWSLDELPQVLNVLKGDMSLVGPRPTLDYQVAQYTPFQRRRLEMKPGITGWAQVNGRNALPWPQRIELDVWYVDHFSLWLDLRILWRTIGVFLRREGLYGAGGVNDDFGSPRQP from the coding sequence GTGAGTCGGGACGCGCAGCTGATTCTGAAGCACGGATGCGATCGTGCGGCGGCGACTGTGCTGCTCCTCCTGCTTTCTCCATTCTTCATCGGGCTGTCACTCCTCATTCTCGTCAGCAACGGGTGGCCGGCGTTGTTTATCCAGGATCGAGTCGGGAAGGACGGGAAAGTCTTTCGGCTGTATAAATTCCGCACGATGGTGCGCGATGCGGTTCGCCTCGGGCTTGGTACGACTGTCGGGAAGTCGGATGATCGGATCACCTGGGTGGGCGGATGGCTGAGAAATTGGAGCCTGGACGAGTTGCCGCAAGTGTTGAATGTGCTGAAAGGCGACATGAGTCTCGTCGGGCCGAGGCCGACGTTGGACTATCAGGTCGCGCAGTACACCCCGTTTCAGCGGCGGCGGTTGGAGATGAAACCAGGGATAACCGGTTGGGCCCAAGTGAACGGCCGGAACGCTCTGCCGTGGCCTCAACGCATCGAGCTGGATGTCTGGTATGTAGATCACTTCTCGCTCTGGCTTGATCTCCGGATCTTGTGGCGTACTATCGGGGTGTTTCTCCGTCGCGAGGGGTTGTACGGCGCCGGGGGCGTCAATGATGATTTCGGTTCTCCGAGGCAGCCGTGA
- a CDS encoding glycosyltransferase family 4 protein produces MGGNRPIRVLHVCTIFLTAQTFIAPVLRYLSRRGYEAAVACSQESAADGPVSSGIRDIEGCQVFSVSIPRTIRPFQDLLAVRRLRQVIREFKPDVIHTQTSKAGIVGRLAARLAGVPVIIHTAHAFPFHAYLPRPVKWAYIWIERWVAGWTDLLMVDTESVRMDGVRQRIVQDASRIVTVPMGVDLTRFSPSLGGPGTLRDTLGLGRQALVVGTVARLVPDKGLECFLRMAAIIRAERADVKFLIVGEGPLRHGLEQMAKSIGLGPDLVFAGHRTDIPELMEAMDLFVLPTRREGFGVVFAEAMAMGKATVGSDIGPIAEVLEDGVTGYLAPADDPQVFAARALELLRDESKRRTFGAAGRRRVEQLFSQSRMCELIEGHYRRLLAQKGLVL; encoded by the coding sequence ATGGGGGGGAATCGACCGATTCGTGTTCTGCACGTGTGTACGATCTTCCTGACGGCACAGACGTTCATTGCGCCGGTCCTACGGTACTTATCTAGACGTGGCTACGAGGCGGCTGTCGCATGCTCTCAGGAGTCGGCGGCGGATGGTCCGGTCTCCTCGGGCATTCGGGACATCGAAGGGTGCCAGGTATTTTCAGTGTCGATCCCACGAACGATTCGGCCGTTCCAAGACCTTCTGGCGGTTCGGCGACTGCGCCAGGTGATCCGCGAATTCAAGCCGGATGTCATTCATACGCAGACATCTAAGGCCGGCATTGTTGGACGGCTGGCCGCTCGGCTGGCGGGTGTCCCCGTTATCATCCATACGGCCCATGCATTTCCCTTTCACGCCTATCTGCCGCGGCCGGTCAAGTGGGCATATATCTGGATCGAACGATGGGTGGCCGGCTGGACGGATCTCTTAATGGTGGACACCGAAAGTGTGAGAATGGATGGGGTGCGACAGCGGATCGTTCAGGACGCGAGCCGAATCGTGACGGTGCCGATGGGCGTGGACCTGACGCGATTCTCGCCTTCTCTTGGCGGACCTGGTACTCTCCGTGACACGCTTGGTTTGGGAAGACAGGCTCTGGTGGTCGGGACGGTGGCGCGGTTAGTTCCCGACAAGGGGCTGGAATGTTTTCTTCGGATGGCCGCCATCATTCGTGCTGAACGTGCGGATGTGAAATTCCTGATCGTCGGGGAGGGGCCGCTCCGCCACGGTCTTGAGCAGATGGCCAAGTCGATTGGACTCGGACCGGACCTGGTCTTTGCCGGTCATCGAACAGATATTCCTGAGTTAATGGAGGCCATGGATCTGTTTGTGTTGCCGACGAGACGCGAGGGATTCGGCGTGGTGTTTGCCGAAGCGATGGCCATGGGGAAGGCCACAGTCGGAAGCGATATCGGGCCCATCGCCGAAGTTTTGGAGGATGGTGTGACCGGCTATCTGGCTCCAGCCGATGACCCCCAGGTGTTCGCGGCTCGTGCCCTGGAGTTGCTGCGCGATGAATCCAAACGGCGCACATTCGGGGCCGCCGGCCGCCGCCGCGTCGAGCAACTGTTTAGTCAGTCACGGATGTGTGAGTTGATCGAAGGGCACTATCGGCGTCTGCTGGCGCAAAAAGGATTGGTCCTGTGA
- a CDS encoding YdcF family protein produces the protein MLATFCFVYAASLLVVETPPKQADVGIVLAGDFSRAFYASDLYHQGFVPRVWLSRPERERSLRQLDALDVPYPRQEEVSRAVLLRKEVPVDCIELFGNGVVSTIEEARAMAEFLVQHPDIHSLLLITSRFHVRRAEAIFRTILKDHPYLEIHAVGSPYDGFVVDQWWKDRDSARQVVLETAKWLLFWVYTEF, from the coding sequence GTGCTTGCGACGTTCTGCTTCGTCTATGCCGCATCCCTCCTGGTGGTCGAGACTCCGCCCAAACAGGCGGATGTCGGGATCGTTCTGGCCGGTGATTTCAGCCGCGCATTCTATGCATCCGACTTGTACCATCAAGGATTCGTGCCAAGGGTCTGGCTTTCCCGCCCGGAGCGGGAGCGGTCTCTGCGGCAGTTGGATGCACTCGATGTGCCCTATCCCCGCCAAGAAGAGGTGAGTCGTGCAGTGCTTCTCCGAAAAGAAGTGCCTGTCGATTGTATCGAGCTATTCGGTAACGGGGTTGTGAGCACGATTGAAGAGGCGCGGGCTATGGCCGAATTTCTAGTTCAACACCCGGACATCCATTCTCTCTTGTTGATTACGAGCCGGTTTCATGTGCGTCGGGCCGAGGCGATCTTTCGCACGATCCTCAAAGATCATCCGTATCTTGAGATCCATGCGGTCGGGTCGCCGTACGACGGATTTGTGGTCGACCAGTGGTGGAAGGATCGAGATTCCGCCAGGCAGGTGGTCCTTGAGACGGCTAAGTGGCTGCTCTTTTGGGTCTACACGGAGTTTTGA
- a CDS encoding NAD-dependent epimerase/dehydratase family protein, with protein MVVLVTGASGFIGRHLIPKLLERHVSIRVVTRDPSRLPVEWRGLVEVVVGSLTELRVQAAATKGVGLIYNLAAELRDFSLMRAINAEAVRGLMEQAAHTGVRRVVHLSSVGVIGARGAGVVTEGTPCQPESLYEQTKLEGERIVQEYARSGQIEGVILRPTIVFGDRKEGEGDSLLGWLRVVRRGRFVFFGKNGAANYIYVGDVVESLLRLSEIPVSGPAVYIAADPVPMSEFVRAMAHVLGVPTPRRRLPLWVAYGLGALGEILNRIVGVSVPLTLSRVRALSSETIFSGERLLTELGVPFPYGYERGLDLTVQWYRSVGRL; from the coding sequence ATGGTCGTCTTAGTAACGGGTGCCTCAGGTTTTATCGGGCGTCATCTCATACCGAAACTCCTTGAGCGGCACGTATCGATCAGGGTGGTGACGCGTGACCCGAGCCGGCTGCCGGTAGAGTGGCGAGGTCTGGTCGAGGTAGTGGTCGGCAGTCTGACAGAGCTGAGGGTTCAGGCCGCCGCGACTAAGGGCGTCGGCCTCATTTATAACCTGGCAGCTGAGCTTCGTGACTTCTCCTTGATGAGAGCCATCAACGCCGAGGCTGTGCGAGGCTTGATGGAGCAGGCCGCACATACGGGTGTGAGGCGCGTTGTTCATTTAAGCAGTGTCGGAGTCATCGGAGCAAGGGGAGCAGGGGTTGTGACCGAAGGCACCCCCTGTCAACCCGAGTCGCTCTATGAACAAACCAAGCTTGAAGGTGAGCGAATCGTTCAAGAGTATGCACGATCGGGGCAGATCGAGGGAGTGATACTCCGCCCTACCATTGTCTTTGGGGATCGGAAAGAGGGGGAAGGAGACAGTCTGTTAGGTTGGTTGCGAGTCGTACGTCGGGGAAGGTTTGTGTTCTTCGGGAAGAACGGTGCGGCAAATTATATTTATGTCGGAGATGTAGTGGAATCGTTATTGAGGCTCTCAGAAATTCCAGTCAGCGGGCCTGCGGTCTATATTGCGGCGGATCCCGTCCCGATGTCTGAATTCGTAAGAGCAATGGCCCATGTCCTGGGTGTACCGACTCCCAGGCGTCGGCTCCCGCTATGGGTGGCCTATGGTCTTGGAGCGCTCGGCGAGATCCTCAATCGCATCGTTGGAGTATCGGTGCCGTTGACGTTGTCTCGTGTTCGCGCTCTCTCCAGCGAAACCATCTTCAGTGGAGAGAGGCTCCTTACTGAGCTTGGGGTGCCATTCCCATATGGGTATGAGAGGGGGCTAGATCTGACGGTGCAATGGTATCGATCGGTGGGTCGGCTATAA
- a CDS encoding glycosyltransferase has translation MLRLAKAGNRVLYVQPTGTRTMRVSDWRRIWERVRGKVAGVQRSSALPPELTIYSPLVLPFPYSRVARSINRWILFRKITGWLGKRIDLDVIFWFYFPSPLNADVMRRAKESLTIYQIMSSAEAVRPHPAFIEANDAMLKGCDLVLANSGRLRVQASRHNSSAYLFRAGVSLELFEAARRSEKPDDLQGINGPIIGYVGALHEWVDLELIRAVAASLPDFQFVLVGPIVRDVEVLRGLPNVRFLGQKPHGEVPRYVQYFDVCIIPYVRDAYTETTYPAKLNEYLALGKPVVATPLPELVDYNQEFDGVLRLAGDAPTFALALREAVEGNAPERQAHYRCVAGKNAWTTIMETMSGLIEEKLRTRRNAGKHA, from the coding sequence ATGCTTCGGTTGGCCAAGGCCGGCAATCGAGTGCTGTATGTGCAGCCGACCGGGACTCGCACAATGCGAGTGTCGGACTGGCGGCGAATCTGGGAGCGGGTGAGGGGGAAAGTTGCCGGCGTGCAGCGGTCCTCTGCATTACCTCCTGAACTCACGATTTACTCCCCGCTGGTGCTTCCGTTCCCCTACTCCCGCGTTGCCCGTTCTATCAATCGCTGGATCTTATTCCGGAAAATAACTGGATGGCTGGGGAAGCGGATTGACCTGGATGTCATCTTCTGGTTCTACTTTCCATCTCCTCTCAATGCCGATGTGATGCGCCGCGCGAAAGAGAGCCTCACGATTTATCAGATCATGTCTTCAGCCGAAGCTGTCCGTCCGCATCCGGCCTTCATCGAAGCGAACGATGCCATGTTGAAAGGATGCGACTTGGTTTTGGCCAATAGCGGGCGATTGCGGGTGCAGGCCAGTCGGCACAATTCGTCTGCGTATTTGTTTCGGGCGGGCGTCAGCCTTGAGCTATTTGAGGCCGCACGAAGGTCTGAAAAGCCTGACGATCTTCAGGGTATCAACGGACCTATCATCGGGTATGTCGGCGCGCTTCACGAGTGGGTTGATCTGGAACTGATTCGGGCCGTAGCCGCATCGCTGCCCGATTTCCAATTTGTACTCGTGGGGCCGATTGTGCGGGATGTCGAGGTTCTTCGGGGCCTTCCCAACGTGCGATTCCTGGGACAGAAGCCCCATGGGGAAGTACCCCGATACGTTCAATATTTCGATGTGTGTATCATCCCCTATGTCCGTGACGCCTATACGGAAACTACCTATCCGGCCAAGCTCAACGAATATCTGGCACTGGGCAAGCCCGTTGTGGCCACTCCGCTCCCCGAGTTAGTGGATTACAATCAAGAGTTTGACGGAGTCTTGCGCCTGGCAGGGGATGCCCCAACATTTGCCCTGGCATTGCGGGAGGCTGTCGAAGGCAATGCTCCGGAAAGGCAAGCACATTACCGCTGTGTGGCGGGGAAGAACGCATGGACGACAATTATGGAAACCATGTCCGGACTCATTGAAGAAAAACTTCGGACTCGCCGCAATGCAGGAAAACATGCCTGA
- a CDS encoding KpsF/GutQ family sugar-phosphate isomerase — protein MDILKEISRVIELEGLTVDRLRKSVGDGYEKAVHLIFESHGKVVLTGIGKSGLIAQKIASTMVSTGTPATFLHPAEGMHGDIGIVHKDDIVIAISKSGESDELIALLPSIRKIGARLIAITAKQGSMVAKNAEIVLITPIDEEACPLNMAPTCSTTAALVVGDALAITLMKLRNFQPENFALYHPGGQLGKRLLLDVKDVMRAGDANPVIESTVSVKEMLFEITNKRAGAVSVVGADRRLLGLVTDYDIRRALEKWGNVFAMSISDLMNKTPTFVYEDEKAIRALEIMENRDKPFLVLPVLNRQEEVIGMIHLHDLVAKGL, from the coding sequence ATGGACATTCTGAAAGAGATCAGCAGAGTTATTGAGCTCGAAGGCCTTACCGTGGATCGGCTGCGAAAGTCTGTCGGGGATGGATATGAGAAAGCGGTTCATTTGATATTTGAATCCCATGGGAAAGTCGTTCTCACGGGCATCGGAAAATCAGGCCTTATTGCGCAAAAGATTGCGTCGACGATGGTATCTACAGGGACACCGGCCACCTTTCTCCATCCGGCCGAAGGAATGCATGGTGATATCGGAATTGTCCACAAGGACGATATTGTGATCGCTATTAGTAAGTCAGGAGAGAGTGATGAGCTGATCGCTTTGTTGCCAAGCATACGGAAAATTGGGGCGAGGTTGATCGCCATTACGGCAAAGCAGGGGTCGATGGTTGCAAAGAATGCCGAAATTGTTCTCATTACTCCGATTGATGAAGAGGCTTGCCCGCTCAATATGGCGCCGACGTGCAGTACTACCGCGGCGCTTGTCGTAGGAGACGCGCTAGCGATCACCTTGATGAAGTTGCGAAATTTTCAGCCGGAGAATTTTGCGCTTTATCATCCCGGCGGTCAACTTGGGAAAAGGCTGTTGCTCGATGTGAAAGATGTGATGCGTGCGGGGGACGCCAATCCCGTTATTGAGTCGACGGTGAGCGTCAAAGAGATGTTGTTTGAAATCACTAACAAACGGGCAGGTGCTGTATCTGTGGTCGGTGCAGACCGGCGGCTGCTGGGCCTTGTAACCGATTATGATATCCGCAGAGCCCTCGAGAAATGGGGCAATGTTTTTGCGATGTCTATTTCAGATCTGATGAACAAGACGCCGACCTTTGTCTATGAGGATGAGAAGGCTATACGGGCGCTTGAGATCATGGAGAATAGGGATAAGCCGTTTCTTGTCCTGCCGGTGCTGAATCGCCAAGAGGAGGTCATCGGCATGATCCATTTGCATGATCTTGTCGCCAAGGGGTTATGA
- a CDS encoding polysaccharide biosynthesis PFTS motif protein gives MASTAYSYAALSRRLDGIAPLAESWVFGFCGYSKKDVAWRFLQRCTELGVFRYTKISAEEFQATGSFPSDDSTIDCGGLRFISNRQIRVSPSLFVRALLEYIVHWTHALVAVLLSLRFHQSHSRFTLLYGVGMADLTVEGSDHRFLDFCCNGNVEPLTNYDKMAVQATQPIRGTCPSRVRYGRFPLFLALGWRGLPVREWVRALRNHLVAMWSFVSAVICSPGLILLGRDAAYHAIAESLSRVGALQNIVLTNSNYFSQALWMWALPHRKHRLHLVWYSQNNYPVVYADDPVIAPIPNLRFVKADTQWVWTCAFKRFLVGLGSESEFKVIGPILWHLPSSSMQRSQRLFKVAVFDVTPIDRATERLLGLVRSYYTNQTMTKFISDVVEISRRLESELGRKIEIVLKHKRIHGAIHAESYLSVVRELAKTNQISILPPTTNLYDLIDSCDAVIAAPFSSPAYVGIARGRPTAWYDSTGSLCPIEDDEGICHVSGGDALGEFIRRACKEKCVRDG, from the coding sequence ATGGCTAGTACCGCATACAGCTATGCCGCACTTTCAAGGCGGCTGGATGGCATTGCTCCGCTGGCAGAATCTTGGGTGTTCGGTTTCTGCGGGTATTCAAAAAAAGACGTGGCGTGGCGATTTCTTCAGCGCTGCACTGAGCTCGGCGTGTTTCGGTATACGAAAATTAGCGCGGAAGAGTTTCAGGCAACGGGTTCATTCCCGAGCGATGACAGCACGATTGACTGTGGTGGGCTGAGGTTTATATCTAACCGACAAATTCGAGTTTCGCCGAGTTTGTTCGTTCGCGCTCTGCTCGAATATATTGTGCATTGGACGCATGCGCTTGTAGCGGTGTTGCTTTCGTTGCGATTTCATCAGAGCCATTCCAGATTCACTTTGCTTTATGGTGTGGGGATGGCTGATTTGACGGTCGAGGGTAGCGATCACCGGTTCCTTGATTTCTGTTGTAACGGGAACGTCGAGCCGCTGACGAACTATGACAAAATGGCTGTACAGGCGACTCAGCCAATCAGAGGGACTTGCCCAAGTCGAGTACGGTATGGCCGGTTTCCGCTTTTTCTCGCGCTAGGCTGGCGGGGGCTTCCAGTGCGAGAGTGGGTGCGTGCGCTTCGGAATCACCTTGTCGCTATGTGGTCATTTGTGAGCGCAGTCATCTGCTCCCCTGGGTTGATTCTGTTGGGTAGGGATGCGGCCTACCATGCCATTGCGGAGTCGCTTAGCCGTGTCGGAGCCTTACAGAACATTGTGCTTACAAACTCAAACTACTTCTCGCAGGCATTGTGGATGTGGGCATTGCCGCATCGAAAGCATCGTCTGCATCTAGTTTGGTATTCCCAGAATAACTATCCGGTTGTATATGCGGACGACCCGGTAATTGCCCCAATCCCTAATCTTCGTTTCGTCAAAGCCGACACGCAATGGGTCTGGACATGTGCATTCAAGCGATTTCTTGTTGGCCTTGGTTCGGAATCAGAATTTAAGGTGATCGGTCCGATATTGTGGCATTTGCCGAGCTCTTCTATGCAGAGAAGTCAGCGTTTATTTAAAGTAGCGGTATTTGACGTCACTCCTATAGATAGGGCTACGGAGCGTCTCCTGGGACTAGTCCGCAGTTACTATACGAATCAGACGATGACCAAATTCATCAGCGATGTCGTCGAAATTTCGCGGAGGCTTGAGAGTGAGTTGGGACGGAAGATTGAAATCGTTCTGAAGCATAAGCGTATTCATGGGGCAATCCATGCGGAGAGTTACTTGAGTGTTGTGAGGGAATTGGCGAAGACGAACCAAATCAGCATTCTCCCGCCAACGACCAATTTGTATGATCTCATTGATAGCTGCGATGCGGTAATCGCTGCCCCTTTTTCCTCGCCGGCGTACGTAGGGATTGCCAGGGGGCGTCCAACTGCATGGTACGATTCGACCGGTTCTCTTTGTCCTATAGAGGATGATGAGGGTATATGCCACGTTTCTGGAGGTGATGCCTTGGGAGAATTTATTCGCAGAGCTTGTAAGGAAAAATGTGTGCGCGATGGATAA
- a CDS encoding GNAT family N-acetyltransferase, producing MLYAGPARDQEELNLAIALAGRAFASLADGTGQNLERKRAHILEHPGAGKDPAIVVSLGRQGVIGAAFLIDRMFPRGPASIRGTFLSSVCIDESLRGQGYSRILIGAALQACSKRGAAIALVIARRAVDRFYNKFGFWGLSQYNKLTVESAVFADVNTAGLRLRRVSIDDIRVCSALYDLAYEDSFGHCSRDWQTWKYVMEESEYLRVTVSVIENDRAIIAYAIHDESGNIHEISSDGISSARMALALLARSAAGKLLTVYISPTHPAVRALEGFDVTLTTRECPFGGHMVKVVDPVQLVDAAVCRIEQLARSKNIAPGTEDVDGVRLMWDGEKASVHPQCSIESFASVARLLGVAHISSAGRPLIFDPSVSFNIPLVDQI from the coding sequence ATGCTATATGCAGGACCGGCGCGTGACCAAGAGGAGTTGAATCTTGCTATCGCATTGGCCGGAAGAGCGTTTGCCTCTCTAGCTGATGGCACTGGTCAAAATCTCGAGCGAAAGCGCGCCCACATTCTTGAGCATCCCGGCGCAGGGAAGGATCCGGCGATTGTCGTATCCCTTGGTAGGCAAGGTGTCATTGGTGCGGCTTTCTTAATTGACCGGATGTTCCCTCGCGGCCCGGCATCTATTCGAGGGACATTTCTTTCTTCAGTCTGTATAGACGAAAGTCTGCGCGGTCAAGGCTACTCCAGGATCTTGATTGGAGCGGCTCTTCAGGCATGCAGTAAGAGAGGTGCTGCCATCGCGTTGGTCATTGCCCGGCGAGCCGTCGACCGCTTCTACAATAAGTTCGGCTTCTGGGGCCTCTCCCAATACAACAAGCTTACAGTGGAGTCAGCAGTGTTTGCCGATGTAAACACTGCAGGTCTTCGCTTGCGGCGAGTTTCTATTGATGACATTCGTGTGTGCAGCGCCTTATATGATCTGGCCTACGAAGATTCTTTCGGGCATTGTTCGCGCGATTGGCAGACATGGAAATATGTCATGGAAGAATCGGAGTATCTTCGCGTCACCGTGAGCGTCATCGAAAACGATAGAGCTATCATTGCATATGCAATTCATGACGAGAGCGGGAATATTCACGAAATAAGTAGTGATGGCATCTCGAGCGCTCGAATGGCGTTGGCCCTGCTGGCAAGGTCGGCGGCAGGGAAATTGCTGACTGTGTATATTTCGCCGACGCATCCTGCGGTTCGCGCGCTGGAAGGATTTGATGTGACGTTGACCACGCGGGAGTGTCCCTTCGGGGGGCACATGGTAAAAGTAGTCGATCCGGTGCAATTGGTAGACGCAGCGGTATGTCGCATTGAACAGCTTGCGCGCTCAAAAAACATTGCTCCAGGAACGGAAGATGTCGATGGCGTTCGTCTGATGTGGGATGGAGAGAAGGCGAGTGTCCATCCGCAATGTTCTATCGAGAGCTTTGCCTCGGTAGCACGCCTACTCGGTGTGGCGCATATTTCTTCTGCAGGCAGGCCTCTAATTTTCGATCCCTCCGTATCCTTTAATATTCCCTTGGTTGATCAGATCTGA
- a CDS encoding putative PLP-dependent aminotransferase, whose amino-acid sequence MSESHFLWPQGSAVRAITRSFRLDSATSVEARLASMFYGGHPVLCSSGRSAIVLALIGSGLGRADSVHVFPYASHCVLDAVSRIATPSTGSVTAKARVRICFHQWGYVQSHELQADDIEDCADTLVVPGCKLFPRGGAFEIWSLPKILGTMGGGVLWCKSPEVADRLRYVRDARRGATMQWVLRLLGSKSPILHAWWQGGEGVCGRGSRLQMGEVIAALGEWPAIVADRQQKIELAWSVAPSWLSRSAERLPCAVPALVDVGPELVDELGLTAGMRTMEKVEENGKHTLVKVLPIPIHQDVSLAWLRRVLARIAKHMARS is encoded by the coding sequence TTGAGCGAGAGCCATTTTCTTTGGCCGCAGGGCAGTGCCGTCCGTGCTATCACCCGCTCATTCCGACTGGATTCAGCTACATCGGTTGAAGCTAGGCTCGCCTCCATGTTCTATGGCGGGCATCCTGTCCTGTGTTCTTCCGGTCGGTCGGCAATAGTGCTTGCCCTCATAGGCAGCGGGTTGGGCCGTGCCGACAGCGTACATGTGTTTCCATATGCGAGTCACTGCGTGCTGGACGCCGTTTCTCGGATTGCCACACCATCGACAGGCAGTGTGACCGCAAAGGCTCGAGTAAGGATTTGTTTTCACCAGTGGGGGTATGTGCAGAGCCATGAGCTTCAGGCCGATGACATTGAGGACTGTGCTGACACTCTTGTCGTTCCCGGGTGTAAGCTATTCCCCCGAGGGGGAGCTTTCGAGATTTGGTCACTTCCAAAAATACTGGGAACGATGGGTGGGGGGGTCCTGTGGTGCAAAAGCCCTGAGGTTGCCGATCGATTGAGGTATGTGCGGGATGCTCGTCGAGGAGCTACGATGCAGTGGGTTCTTCGCCTTCTTGGCAGCAAGTCGCCGATTCTTCACGCATGGTGGCAAGGTGGTGAAGGAGTCTGTGGGAGGGGCAGCCGCCTACAGATGGGAGAAGTTATAGCAGCCTTGGGCGAATGGCCGGCCATCGTGGCTGATAGACAACAGAAGATTGAGCTGGCCTGGTCGGTGGCGCCATCCTGGTTATCACGTTCTGCGGAGCGATTGCCTTGTGCCGTGCCTGCTCTGGTTGATGTAGGACCTGAGCTTGTGGATGAACTCGGTCTGACTGCGGGAATGCGCACGATGGAAAAGGTGGAGGAAAATGGGAAGCACACCTTAGTGAAGGTGTTGCCGATCCCGATTCATCAGGATGTATCACTTGCCTGGTTGCGCCGAGTACTAGCCAGGATAGCCAAGCACATGGCTCGTAGTTAG
- a CDS encoding class I SAM-dependent methyltransferase, with translation MDQRLTKTRYGFWEIGDKPTPQELQQYYSKKYYQEGKGGALEYSKDEMLHIQGKLEEYWHVLQKCLLPSAGTRSLLDVGCGEGHALSFFRSRGWSVKGLDFSIAGVQSKHPECLDHLVVGDIYESLREELAAGKVYDVVWLENVLEHVLDPIDLLQALHRLVAVNGMAVVSVPNDCSITQLAAMTHGHIDNAFWVSPPDHLNYFDHDSLVNTAQITGWGCEEILANFPIDWFLFHHGSNYVRDKSVGKAAHKARIQIENLIHERPVEDGVRFWSALARLGFGRNLAAFLRPSDENRVGPIPRLEK, from the coding sequence GTGGATCAAAGACTGACTAAAACGCGCTACGGGTTTTGGGAGATAGGCGACAAGCCAACTCCCCAGGAGTTGCAGCAGTATTATTCGAAAAAGTATTACCAGGAGGGTAAAGGCGGGGCACTGGAGTACAGCAAGGATGAAATGCTGCATATTCAAGGCAAGCTAGAAGAGTATTGGCATGTCCTTCAAAAGTGTCTTCTCCCATCAGCGGGCACAAGATCTTTGCTTGATGTGGGTTGCGGGGAAGGCCATGCGTTGTCTTTTTTCCGTTCTCGGGGTTGGTCGGTCAAGGGGTTGGACTTTAGTATCGCCGGTGTTCAATCTAAGCATCCAGAATGTCTTGATCATCTCGTTGTGGGCGATATCTATGAGTCCTTAAGGGAGGAACTGGCGGCGGGGAAAGTCTACGATGTCGTGTGGTTGGAGAATGTTCTTGAGCATGTTCTCGATCCCATTGATCTTCTGCAGGCCTTGCACAGACTGGTTGCAGTGAATGGTATGGCTGTAGTGTCGGTGCCGAATGACTGTTCCATCACGCAGCTCGCTGCGATGACACATGGGCATATCGATAATGCTTTCTGGGTCTCTCCGCCTGACCACTTAAACTATTTCGACCATGATAGCTTGGTAAACACCGCGCAGATCACTGGCTGGGGATGCGAGGAGATATTGGCGAATTTTCCAATCGACTGGTTCTTATTCCACCATGGATCAAATTATGTTCGGGACAAATCGGTGGGAAAGGCAGCACACAAGGCCCGGATTCAAATTGAGAATCTGATTCACGAGAGACCAGTAGAAGACGGGGTTCGGTTCTGGTCGGCGCTTGCCAGGCTAGGGTTTGGGCGAAACCTTGCTGCATTTCTCCGACCATCTGATGAAAATAGGGTAGGCCCAATCCCCAGGTTGGAAAAATGA